One Qipengyuania aurantiaca genomic region harbors:
- a CDS encoding S41 family peptidase, with amino-acid sequence MKFAALVRSAALVTAVALVPATTAGMARVDGSAGPEFSKLFAVYQRVKASYVEPVEDDVLINGAISGMLSALDPHSAYLDGSDLQRLETMIDGNYSGLGLSVVGEDGAVKVISPFRGSPADKAGIKAGDYITHLDGELIYGLELDEAVARMRGQAGTSIRLTVFRPGAEEPLEVDVTRGVIELEPVTWELQDGNIGHIMVNEFSRDVGSDVFAAWKALQGEATGRLTGLVLDLRSNPGGSLDEAVALSDLFLSKGQIVSQRGRARGESITYDAETVFRGDIAEGLPIVVLIDAGSASASEIVAGALQDHRRAVVMGVRSFGKGSVQSLLPLGRDAALKLTTARYYTPSGHSVQEGGITPDIKVPQLSDPDLAKRSRFTMRESDLRGHLINELGIKDEDLESDEREDPRFQLTAEQLEEQGIEDFQLHYALETLRRTSPSAVASRGK; translated from the coding sequence ATGAAATTCGCCGCCCTCGTTCGTTCGGCCGCTCTCGTCACCGCCGTCGCGCTCGTGCCCGCTACCACCGCCGGCATGGCCCGCGTGGACGGCAGCGCCGGTCCGGAATTTTCCAAGCTTTTCGCGGTCTACCAGCGGGTTAAGGCGAGTTACGTAGAGCCGGTCGAGGACGATGTCCTGATCAACGGTGCGATCAGCGGGATGCTGTCTGCGCTCGATCCGCACTCCGCCTATCTCGACGGCAGCGATCTCCAGCGCCTCGAAACCATGATCGACGGCAATTACTCGGGCCTCGGCCTTTCGGTCGTCGGCGAAGACGGCGCGGTCAAGGTAATCTCGCCCTTCCGCGGCAGCCCGGCGGACAAGGCTGGGATCAAGGCAGGCGATTACATAACCCATCTCGACGGTGAACTGATCTACGGTCTCGAGCTCGACGAGGCTGTCGCCCGCATGCGCGGACAGGCGGGCACCTCCATCCGGCTGACCGTCTTCCGCCCCGGCGCCGAAGAACCGCTGGAAGTCGACGTGACGCGCGGTGTCATCGAACTGGAGCCGGTCACCTGGGAACTGCAGGACGGCAACATCGGCCACATCATGGTCAACGAATTCTCGCGCGATGTCGGCAGCGACGTCTTTGCCGCGTGGAAGGCGCTTCAGGGCGAGGCGACGGGCCGGCTTACCGGCCTCGTGCTCGACCTGCGCTCGAACCCGGGTGGCTCGCTCGACGAGGCGGTGGCGCTGTCCGATCTGTTCCTTTCCAAGGGCCAGATCGTTTCGCAGCGCGGTCGCGCCCGGGGAGAATCGATTACCTATGATGCCGAAACAGTCTTCCGCGGCGACATTGCCGAGGGCCTGCCGATCGTCGTGCTGATCGACGCCGGCTCCGCCTCCGCCAGCGAGATCGTGGCCGGCGCGTTGCAGGATCACCGCCGCGCGGTCGTCATGGGCGTGCGCAGCTTCGGCAAGGGCAGCGTGCAGTCGCTCCTCCCGCTGGGCCGGGATGCGGCGCTCAAGCTGACCACGGCGCGCTATTACACGCCCTCGGGCCATTCGGTGCAGGAGGGCGGCATCACGCCCGACATCAAGGTGCCGCAGCTCTCCGACCCGGACCTCGCCAAGCGCAGCCGCTTCACTATGCGCGAGAGCGATTTGCGCGGCCATCTGATCAACGAGCTGGGCATCAAGGACGAGGACCTCGAAAGCGACGAGCGCGAGGATCCGCGCTTCCAGCTGACCGCCGAGCAGCTCGAAGAGCAGGGCATCGAGGATTTCCAGCTGCATTACGCGCTCGAGACCCTGCGCCGCACCAGCCCGAGCGCCGTTGCCTCGCGCGGCAAGTGA
- a CDS encoding murein hydrolase activator EnvC family protein, translating into MNRAAAYLLAASLAIFAGWQGLAPLTAQTSSTAPDLESARQALDIARQQQRNARRRAENLEQETARAKEAEAKALSEAAALAARVQQAEAGVAAAQAELALVTRERRALDRRLAERREPLVRLTAALETMARRPLALAALQPGSLRDVVHTRAVLGSAIPVVRQRTAGLRGELARARDLENQRRAALGERRAAESRLEKRRRDMATLAERERVLAAQAAGGANREAARALALAEEARDLDELVGGFEQNAALRTRLAALDGPIARPAEPGAAPLPPPARRAASSGGLDEYILPVTGRVSAGFGEQIAGGSRRPGIVMAPRPGAQVVASGAGRIAFAGEYEGYGRIVIIEHEGSWTSLLTGLASISVRTGQEVGAGSPLGLAPRSDPSIGLELRRGGTPVNPLDRLR; encoded by the coding sequence ATGAACCGCGCCGCCGCCTACCTGCTTGCCGCCAGCCTGGCGATTTTCGCCGGATGGCAGGGGCTTGCGCCGCTTACCGCACAAACGTCCTCAACCGCGCCGGATCTCGAAAGCGCGCGGCAGGCGCTCGACATCGCGCGCCAGCAGCAGCGCAACGCTCGTCGCCGCGCGGAAAATCTCGAACAGGAAACCGCGCGTGCCAAGGAAGCGGAGGCCAAGGCGCTCAGCGAGGCAGCCGCTCTGGCCGCGCGCGTGCAGCAGGCCGAAGCCGGCGTCGCCGCCGCGCAGGCGGAATTGGCGCTGGTCACGCGCGAGAGGCGCGCCCTCGACCGACGCCTGGCCGAGCGCCGCGAGCCGCTCGTCCGCCTGACTGCCGCGCTCGAGACCATGGCGCGCCGCCCGCTGGCGCTGGCCGCGCTCCAGCCCGGATCGCTCCGCGACGTCGTCCACACCCGCGCCGTGCTCGGCAGCGCGATTCCCGTCGTCCGCCAGCGCACGGCAGGCCTGCGCGGCGAGCTGGCGCGCGCCCGCGACCTCGAAAACCAGCGCCGCGCCGCCCTCGGCGAACGGCGCGCGGCCGAATCACGGCTCGAAAAGCGCCGGCGCGACATGGCGACGCTCGCCGAAAGGGAGCGCGTGCTCGCAGCGCAGGCGGCCGGCGGCGCGAATCGCGAAGCGGCCCGTGCGCTCGCCCTGGCCGAGGAAGCGCGCGACCTCGACGAGCTGGTCGGCGGGTTCGAACAGAACGCTGCGCTCCGCACGCGGCTGGCCGCACTCGACGGACCCATTGCACGCCCCGCCGAACCGGGCGCCGCCCCGTTGCCCCCTCCCGCACGGCGTGCCGCGAGCAGCGGAGGGCTCGACGAATATATCCTCCCCGTCACCGGACGCGTGAGCGCAGGCTTCGGCGAACAGATCGCCGGCGGATCGCGCCGTCCCGGCATCGTCATGGCGCCGCGCCCGGGCGCCCAGGTTGTTGCGTCCGGAGCGGGACGGATCGCCTTTGCAGGCGAGTACGAGGGTTATGGCAGGATCGTTATCATAGAACACGAAGGTAGTTGGACGAGCCTCCTGACCGGTCTTGCCTCGATTTCCGTGCGCACGGGGCAGGAGGTCGGCGCAGGTTCTCCGCTTGGCCTCGCGCCGCGCAGCGACCCTTCGATAGGCCTCGAATTGCGCCGCGGCGGCACGCCCGTGAACCCGCTCGATCGCCTGCGCTGA
- a CDS encoding 23S rRNA (pseudouridine(1915)-N(3))-methyltransferase RlmH, translated as MLLHVIARGKIARSPEAELVARYEKRLTWPVKFTELPETGGRIPDPQTPYKTVLLDERGKDLPSEKLAEILERWRDAGMRECRFVLGAADGHSEEERRDADLLLAFGKATWPHLLARAMLAEQLYRATTIIAGHPYHRSG; from the coding sequence TTGCTTCTCCATGTCATCGCGCGAGGGAAAATCGCACGGTCTCCCGAGGCCGAACTCGTTGCGCGGTATGAGAAGCGGTTGACCTGGCCGGTGAAGTTTACCGAGCTGCCCGAAACGGGCGGACGCATTCCCGATCCGCAGACGCCGTACAAGACCGTCCTGCTCGACGAGCGGGGCAAGGATCTCCCTTCCGAAAAACTCGCCGAAATCCTCGAACGCTGGCGCGATGCCGGCATGCGCGAATGTCGCTTCGTGCTGGGGGCGGCCGATGGCCATTCGGAGGAGGAGCGGCGCGATGCGGACCTGTTGCTCGCCTTCGGCAAGGCGACGTGGCCGCACCTCCTTGCCCGCGCCATGCTTGCCGAGCAGCTTTACCGTGCGACGACGATCATTGCCGGACACCCCTACCATCGTAGCGGATAA
- the rsfS gene encoding ribosome silencing factor: protein MTDADKQELLDFVLKQLDDDQAQEVVTIDLAGKSSIADYMVIASGRSTRQVASIAQKLAEKLKQNGYGPVKLEGLPAADWVLLDAGDIVVHLFRPEVRSFYNLERMWAFGDAPPVAGTA from the coding sequence ATGACTGACGCCGACAAGCAGGAACTGCTCGACTTCGTGCTCAAACAGCTCGACGACGACCAGGCGCAGGAGGTCGTGACCATCGATCTCGCCGGCAAGAGCTCGATCGCCGATTACATGGTGATCGCCTCGGGCCGTTCGACGCGCCAAGTGGCCTCGATCGCGCAGAAACTCGCCGAAAAGCTCAAGCAGAACGGCTATGGCCCGGTGAAGCTCGAAGGGCTTCCGGCGGCCGACTGGGTGCTGCTCGACGCGGGCGACATCGTCGTTCACCTGTTCCGCCCCGAAGTCCGCAGCTTCTACAATCTGGAGCGCATGTGGGCCTTCGGCGATGCGCCGCCCGTGGCCGGCACGGCGTAA
- a CDS encoding nicotinate-nucleotide adenylyltransferase, with translation MSRTGPRIGLLGGSFNPAHGGHRRVSLFAKEALGLDEVWWLVSPGNPLKPKKGMAPLAARVAAATAQAKRAPIRVTAIERELGTRYTVDTLRAITNRFPKRRFVWLMGADNLAQFHLWRDWRGIARRMPIAVIARPGYDAEAVASPAMAWLRRFQRPLSSFRNGGEWSAPALVTLRFDPDPRSATAIRRADPDWASRHAGFSPRDQVTHRLIPAREETTT, from the coding sequence GTGAGTCGGACCGGCCCGAGAATCGGCCTGCTCGGCGGCAGTTTCAATCCGGCGCATGGCGGGCACCGGCGTGTCTCGCTGTTCGCGAAGGAGGCGCTGGGGCTCGACGAGGTCTGGTGGCTGGTGTCGCCCGGAAACCCGCTCAAGCCGAAAAAGGGCATGGCGCCGCTGGCTGCGCGAGTCGCGGCCGCTACGGCGCAGGCGAAAAGGGCCCCGATCCGCGTCACCGCGATCGAGCGCGAGCTCGGCACGCGCTATACGGTCGACACTCTCCGCGCGATCACCAACCGCTTTCCCAAGCGCCGCTTCGTCTGGCTGATGGGGGCGGACAACCTCGCGCAATTCCACCTCTGGCGCGATTGGCGGGGGATCGCCCGCAGGATGCCGATTGCGGTGATCGCGCGGCCCGGCTATGATGCTGAAGCTGTCGCAAGCCCCGCGATGGCCTGGCTCAGACGCTTCCAGCGGCCTTTGTCCAGTTTTCGAAATGGGGGCGAATGGAGCGCACCGGCACTGGTGACATTGCGTTTCGATCCCGACCCGCGTTCGGCCACGGCCATCCGCCGCGCCGACCCCGACTGGGCATCGCGCCACGCCGGTTTTTCCCCGCGAGACCAGGTTACACACCGTCTTATTCCCGCAAGGGAGGAAACGACCACGTGA
- a CDS encoding peptidoglycan DD-metalloendopeptidase family protein, with translation MDNTQAKLGWVSRINSWFPDREFFMRSEGQVRFITISSRVQKAAAGTAVFVALVWAVSLAIAGWAQYSASADRASLLSREAKVATSEERLAAYGDNLEAVSSDLDRRMEFIEGVAELLPADMKVDTRISDSSGEAAATVEKVSAAFPQAAELARIEARQLAVVEGLTRYADWRAQRAADALKKLEINPDAVVRRSERQAMGGPLEGLSTDANGTIDPRFERLGLSMARMSALEQALEGVPQFAPANGIITSKFGYRRDPFNRRAAMHNGLDFRGATGAPIYAAAKGRVTFVGRKGGYGNTVEITHGNGLMTRYAHMSAFRTKVGETVQPGEVIGAIGSTGRSSGPHLHFEVRSNGRPLNPRTFLETAPNVLEEIRRAPELAHAAH, from the coding sequence TTGGACAACACACAAGCCAAGCTCGGCTGGGTAAGCCGTATCAACAGCTGGTTTCCGGATCGCGAATTTTTCATGCGTTCGGAAGGCCAGGTTCGATTCATCACCATCTCCTCGCGAGTGCAGAAGGCTGCGGCCGGTACGGCTGTTTTCGTCGCGCTCGTCTGGGCGGTGTCGCTGGCGATTGCCGGCTGGGCGCAGTACAGCGCCAGCGCCGACCGCGCGAGCCTGCTGAGCCGCGAAGCCAAGGTGGCCACCTCCGAAGAACGTCTTGCCGCTTACGGTGACAATCTCGAAGCGGTCAGCAGCGACCTCGATCGCCGCATGGAATTCATCGAAGGTGTCGCCGAATTGCTGCCCGCCGACATGAAGGTCGACACGCGCATCAGCGATTCCTCGGGCGAAGCCGCCGCCACGGTCGAAAAAGTCAGCGCCGCTTTCCCTCAGGCCGCCGAACTCGCCCGCATCGAAGCCCGCCAGCTGGCCGTCGTCGAAGGGCTGACCCGCTACGCCGACTGGCGCGCCCAGCGCGCCGCCGATGCGCTCAAGAAGCTCGAAATCAATCCCGACGCCGTCGTGCGTCGCAGCGAACGCCAGGCGATGGGTGGTCCGCTCGAAGGCCTTTCCACCGACGCCAACGGCACGATCGACCCGCGTTTTGAGCGTCTCGGCCTTTCGATGGCCCGCATGAGCGCGCTCGAGCAGGCGCTGGAAGGCGTGCCCCAGTTCGCTCCGGCCAACGGCATCATCACCTCGAAGTTCGGTTATCGCCGCGATCCGTTCAACCGCCGCGCCGCCATGCACAACGGCCTCGATTTCCGCGGCGCCACCGGCGCCCCGATCTACGCCGCCGCCAAGGGCCGCGTCACCTTCGTCGGCCGCAAGGGCGGTTACGGAAACACGGTCGAGATCACGCATGGCAACGGCCTCATGACCCGCTACGCCCACATGTCGGCTTTCCGCACCAAGGTCGGCGAAACGGTGCAGCCGGGCGAGGTCATCGGTGCTATCGGCAGCACCGGACGTTCGAGCGGCCCGCACCTCCACTTCGAGGTTCGCAGCAACGGACGGCCTCTCAACCCCCGCACCTTCCTGGAGACAGCCCCCAATGTTCTCGAAGAAATCCGCCGAGCCCCAGAGCTCGCCCACGCCGCCCACTAA
- a CDS encoding bactofilin family protein, whose amino-acid sequence MASKNSSTFSVLGSDLAIKGDIKASADLHIDGSVEGDIACTSLVQGETSKVTGAVEAETARLAGTVDGSITARELVILKTARITGDVFYDALTIEQGAQVEGRFAHRNPKKTAAAAPKGDAKPELQLAN is encoded by the coding sequence ATGGCTTCCAAGAACAGCTCCACTTTCTCGGTCCTCGGTTCGGACCTCGCCATCAAGGGCGACATCAAGGCCTCGGCCGACCTTCACATCGACGGCAGTGTCGAAGGCGACATCGCCTGCACCAGCCTCGTGCAGGGCGAAACCAGCAAGGTCACCGGCGCGGTGGAAGCGGAAACCGCCCGCCTTGCCGGCACGGTCGACGGGTCGATCACCGCGCGCGAGCTGGTGATCCTCAAGACCGCCCGCATCACCGGCGACGTGTTTTACGACGCGCTGACCATCGAGCAGGGTGCGCAGGTCGAAGGCCGCTTTGCCCATCGCAACCCGAAGAAGACGGCCGCCGCCGCGCCCAAGGGCGACGCGAAGCCGGAGCTTCAGCTCGCGAACTGA
- a CDS encoding long-chain-fatty-acid--CoA ligase, producing the protein MDVNSYTYHHPTRWDAQFQLASLPELLEQTVAKYSNKPFLHFLGRSYTYAEMHREAQQFAAGLIARGIKPGDRVGLFLPNVPIYASAYYGAMMAGAIVVNFSPLYTVEELAWQVADSGTRLLVSLDVPELYATAASVLECSELETLVVGSLADMLPWYKGLALKTLGRSKVAKVAYSNTIVGFGDMLGDPAKTSFPPIDAAQDIALLQYTGGTTGRPKGAMLGHSQLAMNAQQTAGLNPFGDPSNEIFMGALPFFHVFANTALLNHAMVTGGSIAMVPRFDAGQVLDTIARYKATGFPGVPTMFQALLDHPKLAKTDLSSLKVCISGGAPMPAPVHDKFEAVTGVRVVEGYGLTESSGVVSANPYEGVRKKGTIGQLVMGTEVILLDKEDPEKLAPEGEPGELAVHGPQIMRGYWNKPETGNDTFVERDGKRYLRTGDVAVMDEDGFLEIVDRIKDMIAVGGFKVFPSQVEDVLLENDAVKEVLVIGVPDEYLGERPRAYVTLNDENATAEDLCEWLNARVGKHERVESIVIREELPKTLVGKLDRKALRAELGI; encoded by the coding sequence ATGGATGTAAATAGCTACACCTATCACCATCCCACGAGGTGGGACGCGCAGTTCCAGCTGGCGAGCCTGCCCGAGCTGCTCGAGCAGACGGTGGCGAAGTATTCGAACAAGCCCTTTCTCCATTTCCTCGGCCGCAGCTACACCTACGCCGAGATGCATCGCGAGGCGCAGCAATTCGCCGCGGGGCTGATCGCGCGGGGCATCAAGCCGGGCGACAGGGTGGGGCTGTTCCTGCCCAATGTCCCGATCTATGCCTCGGCCTATTACGGGGCGATGATGGCCGGCGCCATCGTGGTGAATTTCTCGCCGCTTTACACGGTGGAGGAGCTGGCCTGGCAGGTCGCCGATTCGGGCACGCGCCTGCTGGTCTCGCTCGACGTGCCCGAACTCTACGCCACCGCCGCGAGCGTGCTCGAGTGTTCGGAGCTGGAGACGCTGGTCGTCGGCTCGCTGGCCGACATGCTGCCGTGGTACAAGGGGTTGGCGCTCAAGACGCTGGGGCGGAGCAAGGTGGCCAAGGTCGCCTATTCGAACACTATTGTCGGTTTCGGCGATATGCTTGGCGATCCGGCCAAGACCAGCTTCCCGCCCATTGATGCGGCCCAGGACATCGCGCTGCTGCAGTACACCGGCGGCACCACGGGCCGACCCAAGGGCGCCATGCTCGGCCATTCCCAGCTGGCCATGAACGCGCAGCAGACCGCGGGGCTCAATCCCTTCGGCGATCCATCGAACGAAATCTTCATGGGCGCGCTGCCCTTTTTCCATGTCTTCGCCAACACCGCCCTGCTCAATCACGCGATGGTCACCGGCGGCTCGATCGCCATGGTGCCGCGCTTCGATGCAGGACAGGTGCTAGACACCATTGCCAGGTACAAGGCCACCGGTTTCCCGGGCGTGCCGACGATGTTCCAGGCGCTGCTCGACCATCCCAAGCTCGCCAAGACCGATCTTTCCTCGCTCAAGGTCTGCATTTCGGGTGGTGCGCCCATGCCCGCGCCCGTGCACGACAAGTTCGAGGCGGTGACCGGCGTGCGCGTGGTCGAAGGCTATGGCCTGACCGAAAGTTCGGGCGTGGTCTCGGCCAATCCCTATGAGGGTGTGCGCAAGAAGGGCACGATCGGCCAGCTGGTCATGGGTACGGAAGTGATTTTACTCGACAAGGAAGATCCCGAAAAGCTCGCCCCTGAAGGCGAGCCGGGCGAACTCGCGGTCCACGGCCCGCAGATCATGCGCGGCTACTGGAACAAGCCCGAGACAGGCAACGACACCTTCGTGGAACGCGACGGCAAGCGCTACCTGCGCACAGGCGATGTCGCAGTGATGGACGAGGACGGCTTTCTCGAGATCGTCGACCGCATCAAGGACATGATTGCCGTCGGCGGCTTCAAGGTCTTCCCGAGCCAGGTCGAGGACGTATTGCTCGAAAACGACGCAGTCAAAGAGGTCCTCGTGATCGGCGTACCCGATGAATACCTCGGCGAGCGCCCGCGGGCCTATGTGACGCTCAACGACGAAAACGCGACGGCGGAGGACCTTTGCGAATGGCTCAACGCCCGCGTCGGCAAGCACGAGCGGGTCGAAAGCATCGTGATCCGCGAGGAACTGCCGAAGACGCTTGTCGGCAAGCTCGACCGCAAGGCCCTGCGCGCCGAACTCGGCATCTAG
- a CDS encoding DUF1013 domain-containing protein produces MADQPTPLMPHATATWLVDNTGLSFEQIAEFCGLHILEVQAMADDLAGSKYTGRDPLHSGELTQEEIEKGQQDPEYRLKMQRAPVAVSRTKGPRYTPVSKRQDKPDGIAWLLRSHPEVSDAQISKLIGTTRNTITAIRERSHWNIQNIQPKDPVTLGLCSQRELDAVVAKAAKNLPAPEEGAEVPAAPSGASDREKLIEELRAERDANEKAAAEAAQEAEAEAWLTAKRAAEAEEGAGEA; encoded by the coding sequence ATGGCCGACCAACCCACCCCGCTGATGCCGCACGCGACCGCCACCTGGCTGGTCGACAACACCGGGCTTTCCTTCGAACAGATCGCGGAATTCTGCGGTCTTCATATCCTCGAAGTGCAGGCCATGGCGGACGATCTCGCGGGCAGCAAGTACACGGGCCGCGACCCGCTCCATTCCGGCGAGCTGACGCAGGAAGAGATCGAGAAGGGCCAGCAGGACCCCGAATACCGCCTCAAGATGCAGCGCGCGCCGGTCGCGGTCAGCCGCACCAAGGGTCCGCGCTACACGCCGGTTTCCAAGCGTCAGGACAAGCCCGACGGCATCGCCTGGCTGCTGCGGAGCCATCCGGAAGTGTCGGACGCGCAGATCTCCAAGCTTATCGGCACCACGCGCAACACGATCACCGCGATCCGCGAGCGCAGCCACTGGAACATCCAGAACATCCAGCCCAAGGATCCAGTGACGCTCGGCCTGTGCTCGCAGCGCGAGCTCGACGCCGTGGTGGCCAAGGCGGCCAAGAACCTGCCGGCTCCCGAAGAAGGCGCGGAAGTGCCTGCCGCCCCCAGCGGCGCGAGCGATCGCGAGAAGCTGATCGAGGAACTGCGCGCCGAGCGTGACGCCAACGAAAAGGCTGCTGCCGAAGCCGCGCAGGAAGCCGAGGCCGAGGCATGGCTCACCGCCAAGCGGGCCGCCGAAGCCGAAGAGGGCGCGGGCGAAGCCTGA
- a CDS encoding glycosyltransferase family 4 protein — protein sequence MKLLKDGMPAPRIRSEEKQRVAIVTDAWLPQMNGVVRTLTTTCEILREQGHELLVVSPDQFTSLPCPTYPEIRLAISPPGAISRKLRDFGPSAIHIATEGPLGVAARRYCARSGTPFTTAYHTQFPEYLARRTHLPAAWFWRYIEWFHAPARRVLVATESIREELRTHGLGKLHHWTRGVDLACFDPVAPPPSEYADLPKPIQLYVGRVSVEKNIEAFLEASHPGSKVVVGDGPALEALKRKYPEALFLGRKSGAELAGCYAGADVFVFPSRTDTFGLVMIEALACGTPVAAYPVAGPRDIVTDEVGALSEDLDRAIDAALYCDRRACAEYGARFSWEAATEQFLSGLAALDPEPLPV from the coding sequence ATGAAATTGCTCAAGGACGGCATGCCCGCCCCGCGTATCCGCTCGGAGGAGAAGCAGCGGGTCGCCATCGTGACCGACGCCTGGCTGCCGCAGATGAACGGTGTGGTTCGTACGCTCACGACAACATGCGAAATCCTGCGCGAGCAGGGGCACGAACTGCTGGTGGTCTCGCCCGACCAGTTCACTTCGCTGCCGTGCCCGACCTATCCGGAAATCCGCCTGGCGATCAGTCCACCGGGCGCGATTTCCCGCAAGCTGCGAGACTTCGGCCCTTCCGCGATCCACATTGCCACGGAAGGTCCGCTGGGTGTGGCGGCACGGCGCTATTGCGCCCGCAGCGGCACGCCGTTCACCACCGCCTATCACACGCAATTCCCCGAATACCTTGCCCGGAGGACCCACCTGCCGGCCGCGTGGTTCTGGCGCTATATCGAGTGGTTCCATGCGCCTGCGCGCCGAGTGCTGGTAGCGACCGAAAGCATTCGCGAGGAATTGCGCACCCACGGGCTGGGCAAACTGCATCACTGGACGCGCGGTGTGGATCTCGCCTGTTTCGATCCCGTCGCCCCGCCTCCGAGCGAATACGCCGACCTGCCCAAGCCCATCCAGCTTTATGTGGGGCGCGTGTCGGTCGAGAAGAATATCGAGGCGTTCCTCGAGGCCAGCCATCCCGGCAGCAAGGTGGTGGTGGGCGATGGCCCGGCGCTCGAGGCGCTGAAGCGTAAATATCCCGAGGCCCTGTTCCTGGGCCGCAAGTCGGGCGCCGAGCTGGCCGGGTGCTACGCCGGGGCGGACGTCTTCGTTTTCCCCAGCCGGACCGACACCTTCGGCCTCGTCATGATCGAGGCGCTGGCCTGCGGCACGCCCGTGGCCGCCTATCCCGTAGCGGGGCCGCGCGATATCGTGACCGACGAGGTGGGCGCGCTGTCGGAGGATCTCGACCGGGCGATCGACGCGGCGCTCTATTGCGACCGCCGGGCCTGCGCCGAATACGGCGCGCGCTTCAGCTGGGAAGCGGCGACGGAGCAGTTCCTGTCAGGCCTCGCCGCGCTCGATCCCGAGCCGCTGCCGGTCTAA
- a CDS encoding UDP-2,3-diacylglucosamine diphosphatase, which produces MTELPRNLSDFTNVAGFPPVGPSVPERTVGERRKYRTIWISDVHLGTKGCNAELLIDFLDHTDSETMYLVGDIIDGWRLKKKFYWPPEHNDIVWRILKRAKRGTRIVYIPGNHDEMVRPFSGMDFGGVEIRRAAFHDTADGRRLMVLHGDEFDTIMLAHRWLAFVGDALYHMMMKLNGWVASVRKLFGLPYWSISKAAKHKVKNAVEFISKYEEVVARVAGERGVDGVVCGHIHTAEIRDFEHEGRQIAYYNDGDWVEGCNALVEHFDGTMELLHWPEEVAAREARLAAKNLAAA; this is translated from the coding sequence ATGACCGAACTGCCGCGAAACCTGTCCGACTTCACCAATGTCGCGGGGTTTCCGCCCGTCGGACCCAGCGTGCCCGAGCGCACCGTGGGCGAGCGACGCAAGTATCGCACAATCTGGATCAGCGACGTCCATCTCGGCACCAAGGGCTGCAACGCCGAGCTGCTGATCGACTTCCTCGACCATACCGACAGCGAGACGATGTACCTTGTGGGCGACATCATCGACGGCTGGCGCCTGAAGAAGAAGTTCTACTGGCCGCCCGAGCATAACGACATCGTCTGGCGTATCCTCAAGCGCGCCAAGCGCGGCACGCGGATCGTCTACATTCCCGGCAATCACGACGAGATGGTGCGCCCCTTCTCGGGCATGGATTTCGGCGGGGTCGAGATCCGCCGCGCCGCCTTCCACGACACCGCGGACGGCCGCCGCCTGATGGTGCTCCACGGCGACGAATTCGACACGATCATGCTCGCCCATCGCTGGCTCGCCTTCGTGGGCGACGCGCTTTACCACATGATGATGAAGCTCAACGGCTGGGTCGCGAGCGTGCGCAAGCTTTTCGGCCTGCCCTACTGGTCGATCAGCAAGGCGGCCAAGCACAAGGTCAAGAATGCGGTCGAGTTCATCTCGAAATACGAAGAAGTCGTCGCCCGCGTCGCCGGCGAACGCGGAGTCGACGGCGTCGTCTGCGGCCACATCCACACCGCCGAAATCCGCGATTTCGAGCATGAAGGACGCCAGATCGCCTATTACAACGACGGCGACTGGGTCGAGGGATGCAACGCGCTGGTCGAACATTTCGACGGCACGATGGAACTGCTCCACTGGCCCGAGGAAGTCGCGGCGCGCGAGGCGCGGCTGGCTGCCAAAAATCTGGCAGCGGCATGA